One Microlunatus soli genomic window carries:
- the rpoB gene encoding DNA-directed RNA polymerase subunit beta yields the protein MAASRTASTHSKKSPISASGRISFAKIDEPLEVPNLLDLQTRSFDWLVGNDVWKARVEADLAAGRTDVNTKSGLEEVFEELSPIEDFSQTMSLSFRDYRFEPPKYSVEECKERDVNYAASLFVTAEFMNNETGEIKSQTVFIGDFPLMTEKGTFIVNGTERVVVSQLVRSPGVYFEQTPDKTSDKEIFTAKIIPSRGAWLEFEIDKRDTVGVRLDRKRKQNVTVLLKALGWTDAQILEEFGDYESMRLTLEKDHTSTQDEALLDIYRKLRPGEPPTREAAQTLLENYYFNPKRYDLAKVGRYKINKKLGLDLPFDQQVLTTEDIVDTIKFIVALHEGKETLPAPNGTDLVVEEDDIDHFGNRRLRTVGELVQNQLRTGLSRMERVVRDRMTTQDVEAITPQTLINVRPVTAALREFFGTSQMSQFMDNTNPLSALTQKRRLSALGPGGLSRDRAGMEVRDVHTSHYGRMCPIETPEGPNIGLIGSLASFARVNAFGFIETPYRKVIDGKVTDQIDYLTADEEDRFDVAQANAKVDDDGTFVEERVLVRKRHGETDEIRAEEVDYIDVSPRQMVSVATAMIPFLEHDDASRALMGSNMQRQAVPLVKSEAPFVGTGMEYRGAVDAADVTTAKAAGVVQSVSADLIEIAQDDGNYRTYKLDKFQRSNHATCINQRPLVTSGQRVEVGTPIADGPCTDGGEMSLGRNLLVAFMPWEGLNYEDAIILNQRLVQDDVLTSIHIEEHEVDARDTKLGAEEITRDIPNVSEEMLADLDERGIVRIGAEVGTGDILVGKVTPKGETELTPEERLLRAIFGEKAREVRDTSLKVPHGESGTVIGVRVFDRESDDELSPGVNQLVRVYVAQKRKIQDGDKLAGRHGNKGVISKILPSEDMPFLEDGTPVDIILNPMGVPSRMNVGQVLETHLGWVGKQGWDVEGVDEPWAERLRSVGLSHVDGNSRLATPVFDGATEDEITGLLGNTLPNQDGDRMVNSDGKARLFDGRSGEPFPDPVGVGYIYMLKLHHLVDDKIHARSTGPYSMITQQPLGGKAQFGGQRFGEMEVWALEAYGAAWALQELLTIKSDDIPGRVKVYEAIVKGENIPEPGIPESFKVLVKEMKSLCLNVEVLSSDGTEVELRDSEDDTYRASDEFGIDLSRRPGADLGVEEV from the coding sequence TTGGCCGCCTCGCGCACTGCCTCAACCCACTCCAAGAAGTCGCCTATCTCGGCTTCCGGCCGTATCTCTTTCGCCAAGATCGACGAACCACTCGAGGTCCCGAATCTGCTCGACCTGCAGACCCGGTCCTTCGACTGGCTGGTCGGGAACGACGTGTGGAAGGCACGCGTCGAGGCGGATCTGGCCGCTGGACGTACCGACGTCAACACCAAGTCCGGACTCGAAGAGGTCTTCGAGGAGCTGTCCCCGATCGAGGACTTCTCCCAGACCATGTCGCTGTCGTTCCGTGACTACCGGTTCGAGCCGCCGAAGTATTCGGTGGAGGAGTGCAAGGAGCGCGACGTCAACTACGCCGCGTCCCTGTTCGTGACCGCCGAGTTCATGAACAACGAGACCGGCGAGATCAAGAGCCAGACCGTGTTCATCGGCGACTTCCCGCTGATGACCGAGAAGGGCACCTTCATCGTCAACGGCACCGAGCGTGTCGTGGTCTCCCAGCTCGTCCGGTCCCCGGGCGTCTACTTCGAACAGACCCCGGACAAGACCTCCGACAAGGAGATCTTCACCGCCAAGATCATCCCGTCCCGGGGCGCCTGGCTGGAGTTCGAGATCGACAAGCGGGACACCGTCGGTGTCCGTCTGGACCGCAAGCGCAAGCAGAACGTCACCGTGCTGCTGAAGGCGCTCGGCTGGACCGACGCGCAGATCCTGGAGGAGTTCGGCGACTACGAGTCGATGCGGCTCACCCTGGAGAAGGACCACACCTCCACCCAGGACGAGGCCCTGCTCGACATCTACCGCAAGCTCCGTCCGGGCGAGCCGCCGACCCGTGAGGCCGCCCAGACCCTGTTGGAGAACTACTACTTCAACCCCAAGCGCTACGACCTGGCCAAGGTCGGTCGCTACAAGATCAACAAGAAGCTCGGCCTTGACCTGCCGTTCGACCAGCAGGTGTTGACCACCGAGGACATCGTCGACACGATCAAGTTCATCGTCGCGCTGCACGAGGGCAAGGAGACGCTGCCCGCGCCGAACGGCACCGACCTGGTGGTCGAAGAGGACGACATCGACCACTTCGGCAACCGCCGGCTGCGGACCGTCGGCGAGCTGGTGCAGAACCAGCTCCGGACCGGTCTGTCCCGGATGGAACGCGTCGTCCGCGACCGGATGACCACCCAGGACGTGGAGGCCATCACCCCGCAGACGCTGATCAACGTCCGCCCGGTGACTGCGGCGCTGCGGGAGTTCTTCGGCACCTCGCAGATGTCGCAGTTCATGGACAACACCAACCCGTTGTCGGCGCTGACCCAGAAGCGCCGGCTGTCGGCGCTCGGCCCGGGCGGTCTGTCCCGTGACCGCGCCGGCATGGAAGTCCGTGACGTGCACACCTCGCACTACGGCCGGATGTGCCCGATCGAGACCCCGGAAGGCCCGAACATCGGCCTGATCGGCTCGCTCGCCTCGTTCGCCCGGGTGAACGCGTTCGGCTTCATCGAGACGCCGTACCGCAAGGTCATCGACGGCAAGGTCACCGACCAGATCGACTATCTGACCGCCGACGAGGAGGACCGCTTCGACGTCGCCCAGGCCAACGCCAAGGTCGACGACGACGGCACCTTCGTCGAGGAGCGGGTGCTGGTCCGTAAGCGGCACGGTGAGACCGACGAGATCCGCGCCGAAGAGGTCGACTACATCGACGTCTCGCCGCGCCAGATGGTGTCGGTCGCGACCGCGATGATCCCGTTCCTGGAGCACGACGACGCCTCCCGCGCGTTGATGGGCTCCAACATGCAGCGGCAGGCTGTTCCGCTGGTCAAGTCCGAGGCGCCGTTCGTCGGCACCGGGATGGAGTACCGCGGCGCGGTCGATGCTGCCGACGTGACCACCGCCAAGGCGGCCGGTGTTGTGCAGTCGGTCTCGGCCGATCTGATCGAGATCGCCCAGGACGACGGCAACTACCGCACCTACAAGCTGGACAAGTTCCAGCGGTCCAACCACGCCACCTGCATCAACCAGCGTCCGCTGGTCACCTCCGGTCAGCGCGTCGAGGTCGGTACGCCGATCGCCGACGGTCCCTGCACCGACGGTGGCGAGATGTCGCTGGGTCGCAACCTGCTGGTCGCGTTCATGCCCTGGGAGGGTCTGAACTACGAGGACGCGATCATCCTCAACCAGCGGCTGGTCCAGGACGACGTCCTCACCTCGATCCACATCGAGGAGCACGAGGTCGACGCCCGCGACACCAAGCTGGGTGCGGAGGAGATCACCCGCGACATCCCCAACGTCAGCGAAGAGATGCTGGCCGACCTGGATGAGCGCGGCATCGTCCGGATCGGTGCCGAGGTCGGCACCGGCGACATCCTGGTCGGCAAGGTCACCCCGAAGGGCGAGACCGAGCTGACCCCGGAGGAGCGGCTGCTCCGCGCGATCTTCGGTGAGAAGGCGCGCGAGGTGCGTGACACCTCGCTGAAGGTCCCGCACGGCGAGTCCGGCACCGTCATCGGCGTCCGGGTCTTCGACCGCGAGTCCGACGACGAGCTGTCCCCGGGTGTCAACCAGTTGGTCCGGGTCTACGTGGCCCAGAAGCGGAAGATCCAGGACGGCGACAAGCTCGCCGGCCGGCACGGCAACAAGGGCGTCATCTCCAAGATCCTGCCGAGCGAGGACATGCCGTTCCTGGAGGACGGCACTCCGGTCGACATCATCCTGAACCCGATGGGCGTCCCGAGCCGGATGAACGTCGGCCAGGTGCTGGAGACCCACCTCGGCTGGGTCGGCAAGCAGGGTTGGGACGTCGAAGGCGTCGACGAGCCCTGGGCCGAGCGGCTGCGGTCGGTCGGGCTGAGCCATGTCGACGGCAACTCGCGGCTGGCCACCCCGGTGTTCGACGGTGCGACCGAGGACGAGATCACTGGTCTGCTCGGCAACACGCTGCCCAACCAGGACGGCGACCGGATGGTCAACTCCGACGGCAAGGCACGGTTGTTCGACGGACGCTCCGGCGAGCCGTTCCCGGACCCGGTCGGTGTCGGCTACATCTACATGCTGAAGCTGCACCACCTGGTCGACGACAAGATCCACGCCCGGTCAACCGGCCCGTACTCGATGATCACCCAGCAGCCGCTCGGTGGTAAGGCGCAGTTCGGTGGCCAGCGGTTCGGTGAGATGGAGGTCTGGGCACTGGAGGCGTACGGCGCCGCCTGGGCCCTGCAGGAGTTGCTGACCATCAAGTCCGACGACATCCCGGGCCGGGTCAAGGTCTACGAGGCGATCGTCAAGGGCGAGAACATCCCCGAACCGGGGATCCCGGAATCGTTCAAGGTGCTGGTGAAGGAGATGAAGTCCCTCTGCCTGAATGTCGAGGTGCTCAGCTCGGACGGTACCGAGGTCGAGCTCCGCGATTCCGAGGACGACACCTACCGTGCCTCCGACGAGTTCGGGATCGACCTGTCGCGCCGTCCCGGCGCCGACCTCGGAGTCGAAGAAGTCTGA
- a CDS encoding MFS transporter — MTAILPFTSHGHGRWPRPLLVLVVARAVNQLGAFAMSFLAVTLVDSYGASLHTAGLVVALFGLATIPSRLIGGALADRIGRRGTIIIGLVGCAVGLLIIAASRGVGGAAVGSLILGLFFEIYEPPSQALLADLVPADRRPEAFGLLGAALAAAGVAAGALAALLGGIGLRWLFVADAISCLVSAAMVSAWVCPPRSVPLRTERPRQRPWRDRRLLIMLLVCTGFALAWMIGVTALPLTVAARGFAPSRTGWLLAAAALVTIGGRRLLRFGVGRPFTLMAVGLLVVAGGFVVCAAAGTFGLLLLGAAIVALGQVFLLGPPYSVAAGLADDTSRAGYLAVFGTGWGIAQTVGPLIATRLLAAGTASVWLVGAAICCLLSALLPVVARMVGVQRVPGRVLSLDGEQ; from the coding sequence ATGACTGCCATACTGCCATTCACCAGTCATGGTCATGGCCGATGGCCCAGGCCGCTGTTGGTCCTGGTGGTGGCACGGGCGGTCAACCAGCTCGGTGCGTTCGCGATGTCCTTCCTTGCCGTCACCTTGGTCGACAGCTACGGCGCCTCGCTGCACACGGCCGGCCTGGTGGTTGCGTTGTTCGGGCTGGCGACCATTCCGTCACGGCTGATCGGTGGGGCGTTGGCCGACCGGATCGGCCGACGCGGCACGATCATCATCGGTCTCGTCGGTTGCGCGGTCGGCTTGTTGATCATCGCCGCGTCGCGAGGCGTCGGCGGCGCGGCCGTCGGCTCGTTGATCCTCGGGCTGTTCTTCGAGATCTACGAACCGCCGAGTCAGGCTCTGCTCGCCGATCTGGTGCCTGCTGATCGGCGGCCGGAGGCGTTCGGGCTGCTCGGTGCGGCGCTGGCTGCCGCGGGAGTCGCGGCAGGTGCGCTGGCGGCGCTGCTCGGCGGGATCGGGTTGCGTTGGCTCTTCGTCGCCGATGCCATCAGCTGCCTGGTCTCGGCGGCCATGGTGTCGGCCTGGGTGTGCCCGCCGCGTTCGGTGCCGCTGCGCACCGAGCGTCCGCGTCAGAGGCCGTGGCGCGACCGACGGCTGTTGATCATGCTGCTGGTCTGCACCGGTTTCGCTCTGGCCTGGATGATCGGGGTGACTGCATTGCCGTTGACCGTTGCGGCTCGCGGATTCGCCCCGTCCCGGACCGGTTGGCTGCTCGCCGCCGCGGCCCTGGTCACGATCGGCGGCCGGCGGTTGTTGCGGTTCGGGGTCGGCAGGCCGTTCACCCTGATGGCGGTGGGTCTGCTGGTCGTCGCCGGTGGTTTCGTCGTGTGTGCGGCCGCCGGCACCTTCGGGCTGCTTCTCCTCGGCGCGGCGATCGTCGCGCTCGGTCAGGTATTCCTGCTCGGGCCGCCGTACAGTGTCGCTGCCGGCCTCGCCGACGACACCTCCCGCGCCGGCTACCTCGCCGTGTTCGGCACCGGCTGGGGGATCGCGCAGACGGTCGGGCCGCTGATCGCCACCCGGCTGTTGGCCGCCGGAACCGCATCGGTCTGGCTGGTCGGTGCTGCCATCTGCTGTCTGCTCAGCGCCCTGCTGCCGGTGGTCGCCCGGATGGTCGGGGTCCAGCGAGTGCCGGGTCGCGTTCTGTCGCTCGACGGGGAGCAGTAG
- a CDS encoding alkaline phosphatase family protein: MSSQQHSPAEHGTDSQHVLVIGIDGVRFDTLQELSTPTIEAIGDAGFLAPVRVNEAGPTISGPSWASVFTGVFADRHNIANNQFDGHRLTEFPDVLHLAQAHRPGLPVFVGAAWPPLVGEVSGGPLFAEGGFRPDPEAGDWGAQDELVADAAEQFIAGHAGHLGSIVVCYLGAPDEVAHADGVGPTYRKAITDSDARAGRLVDAVRARQGEEWTVIAVTDHGHVDAGGHGGDTDEERTAWIAAAGPGISGAPDGLEQADVAAHTMATLQIAEPAWAHMSGRPFGKIRNG, from the coding sequence ATGAGTTCGCAGCAGCACTCCCCCGCCGAGCACGGCACCGACAGCCAGCACGTCCTGGTGATCGGTATCGACGGGGTCCGTTTCGACACCCTGCAGGAACTGTCGACGCCGACGATCGAGGCGATCGGCGATGCGGGGTTCCTGGCCCCGGTCCGGGTGAACGAGGCCGGCCCGACGATCTCCGGCCCGAGCTGGGCCAGCGTCTTCACCGGCGTGTTCGCCGACCGCCACAACATCGCCAACAACCAGTTCGACGGTCACCGGCTGACCGAGTTCCCCGACGTCCTGCACCTGGCCCAGGCCCATCGCCCCGGCCTCCCCGTGTTCGTCGGCGCTGCCTGGCCGCCACTGGTCGGCGAGGTGAGCGGCGGTCCGCTGTTCGCCGAAGGCGGCTTCCGCCCCGATCCCGAGGCCGGTGACTGGGGCGCCCAGGACGAACTGGTGGCCGACGCCGCCGAGCAGTTCATCGCCGGACACGCCGGCCACCTGGGCAGCATCGTGGTCTGCTACCTCGGCGCCCCCGACGAGGTCGCCCATGCCGACGGTGTCGGCCCGACCTATCGGAAGGCGATCACCGACTCCGATGCCCGGGCCGGCCGACTGGTCGACGCGGTCCGCGCCCGCCAGGGCGAGGAGTGGACCGTGATCGCGGTCACCGACCACGGTCACGTCGATGCCGGCGGCCATGGTGGCGACACCGACGAGGAACGGACCGCATGGATCGCCGCCGCCGGCCCGGGAATCAGCGGCGCACCGGACGGTCTGGAGCAGGCCGACGTCGCGGCACACACGATGGCGACCCTGCAGATCGCCGAGCCGGCCTGGGCCCACATGTCCGGCCGTCCGTTCGGCAAGATCAGAAACGGCTGA
- a CDS encoding MFS transporter, translating to MTVRTGDSGTTASQRARVAAVSGFIGSTLEFYDFFIYASATALFFDRIFFPDAGATGLLLSLSTMGVAYVARPLGAVIWGHFGDRLGRKKILLTTVLMMGVATFLVGCLPGYQTIGIAAPIILVVLRLVQGLSAGGESPGSSSLTLEHAPLGRRGFFAAWTISGIQFGIVISSLIFVPITALPDDQLLSWGWRIPFWLSAFVTVFAYFLRRRLTEPELFDELKRADEVAAIPFVELFRTDWASVIKVALAAMITMGSTIFTVFALAYATNIAGLNKSIMLVVIAVANVVTMITEPLGGWLSDKVGRKPIFIAGALGTALTIFGLLAAIAGGNWPLIFLTAILFNGICYALPNGVYPSFFPEQFSARVRYSGTAIGLMIGLVTAGFTPAIAQLLTAGDPTDWRPVAWMTAGFCVLSAVGAFLAKETYRTPTAELGGRPVTDLVSDPADQ from the coding sequence ATGACGGTTCGAACGGGCGACAGCGGGACGACGGCCTCGCAACGCGCCAGGGTCGCGGCCGTCAGCGGGTTCATCGGCAGCACGCTGGAGTTCTACGACTTCTTCATCTATGCGTCCGCGACCGCGCTGTTCTTCGACCGGATCTTCTTCCCCGATGCCGGCGCCACCGGACTGCTGTTGTCGCTCAGCACGATGGGGGTTGCCTACGTCGCCCGCCCGTTGGGTGCGGTGATCTGGGGGCACTTCGGCGACCGGCTCGGGCGGAAGAAGATCCTGTTGACCACGGTGCTGATGATGGGCGTGGCCACCTTCCTGGTCGGGTGTCTGCCCGGTTATCAGACCATCGGGATCGCCGCGCCGATCATCTTGGTCGTGCTCCGTCTGGTGCAAGGGTTGTCGGCGGGAGGGGAGTCGCCCGGTTCGAGCTCGCTGACCTTGGAGCACGCACCGCTCGGACGACGAGGCTTCTTCGCCGCGTGGACGATCAGCGGCATCCAGTTCGGGATCGTGATCTCCAGTCTGATCTTCGTCCCGATCACCGCACTGCCCGATGATCAGTTGCTGTCCTGGGGGTGGCGGATCCCGTTCTGGCTCAGTGCCTTCGTCACGGTGTTCGCCTACTTCCTGCGCCGCCGGCTGACCGAACCGGAACTCTTCGATGAGCTCAAGCGTGCCGACGAGGTAGCGGCGATCCCGTTCGTCGAGCTGTTCCGGACCGACTGGGCGAGCGTGATCAAGGTCGCACTGGCGGCGATGATCACGATGGGAAGCACGATCTTCACCGTCTTCGCACTGGCCTACGCCACCAACATCGCCGGCCTGAACAAGTCGATCATGCTGGTGGTGATCGCCGTCGCCAATGTGGTCACCATGATCACCGAGCCGTTGGGAGGGTGGCTGTCGGACAAGGTCGGCCGCAAACCGATCTTCATCGCCGGTGCGCTGGGCACGGCGCTGACGATCTTCGGTCTGCTGGCTGCGATCGCCGGTGGCAACTGGCCGTTGATCTTCCTCACCGCCATCCTCTTCAACGGCATCTGCTATGCGTTGCCCAATGGCGTCTATCCGTCGTTCTTCCCCGAACAGTTCTCCGCCCGGGTCCGCTACAGCGGGACGGCCATCGGTCTGATGATCGGCTTGGTGACGGCCGGCTTCACGCCGGCGATCGCCCAACTGCTGACCGCCGGCGACCCGACCGACTGGAGGCCGGTCGCCTGGATGACCGCCGGATTCTGCGTGCTGTCGGCCGTCGGTGCCTTCCTGGCCAAGGAGACCTACCGGACGCCGACGGCCGAACTGGGTGGCAGACCGGTCACCGACCTGGTGAGTGACCCCGCCGACCAGTGA
- a CDS encoding LysR substrate-binding domain-containing protein, which yields MINPLHLRAFNAVAEAGSFTGAARRSAISQPTLSEQVKSLEARFEVSLFTRSGRSIRLTALGERLYQVTRRLARLELEADRLLSDAQDLHTGELRLAASAPVHAVPIFAELERQHPGLRVMLSSGNSEQVVAEVLDQQADVAITADPGTHAGLHAEPLMRNDLVAIVPTDHPLAHLTALPAARLVAERLVLREPQSMTRRRFTTAVAAVELALGDVLTVDTREAVHVAVREGIGIGISAEREVPDDPRVVARPVADLDLAMTEYLVCLQDRRNSEPVRTGFAVAHQVIGDTH from the coding sequence ATGATCAACCCGCTGCATCTGCGGGCCTTCAACGCGGTGGCGGAGGCCGGCAGCTTCACCGGCGCGGCGCGCCGCTCGGCGATCAGCCAGCCGACCCTGTCGGAGCAGGTCAAATCGCTGGAGGCACGGTTCGAGGTTTCGCTGTTCACGCGGTCGGGACGTTCGATCCGGCTCACCGCGCTGGGTGAACGGCTGTATCAGGTGACCCGTCGGCTGGCCCGACTGGAACTCGAGGCCGATCGGCTGCTCTCCGACGCCCAGGACCTGCACACCGGCGAGCTGCGGCTGGCGGCCTCGGCGCCGGTGCACGCGGTGCCGATCTTCGCCGAGCTGGAACGACAACATCCGGGACTGCGGGTGATGCTCAGCTCCGGCAACTCCGAACAGGTGGTCGCCGAGGTCCTCGACCAGCAGGCCGATGTCGCGATCACCGCGGACCCCGGGACGCATGCCGGACTGCATGCCGAGCCACTGATGCGCAACGACCTGGTCGCGATCGTCCCCACCGATCATCCACTCGCCCACCTCACCGCGCTGCCGGCCGCCCGGTTGGTCGCCGAACGCCTCGTGCTCCGCGAACCGCAGTCGATGACCCGGCGGCGCTTCACCACCGCCGTCGCGGCGGTGGAACTGGCGCTGGGCGACGTCTTGACCGTGGACACCCGCGAGGCCGTCCATGTCGCCGTACGGGAGGGCATCGGGATCGGGATCAGTGCCGAACGGGAGGTCCCCGACGACCCGCGGGTGGTCGCCCGACCGGTCGCCGACCTCGACCTGGCGATGACCGAATACCTGGTCTGCCTGCAGGACCGGCGCAACAGCGAGCCGGTCCGTACCGGCTTCGCCGTCGCGCACCAGGTGATCGGCGACACCCACTGA